TGAATCACGTTCATCGTCGTGCCCGCCAACAGCATTAGAACGCAGAACGGCAAGAGCAAACGGCCCAGGCGCAACAGCGTGAACATGGCCAAATCGATGAACGCGTCCGTGTCCGGAGAAAACTGCGTTATATTGCCGAAGAAGAACTGGGTGCTTTCCACGAGGCCTTCGAACATGTCCGAACCCGAATACCAGAAGATGCCAAGCGCGACCGCCAACGACCATGCCGCGTTGAGGTCCTGACTCTTGGCAATGTTCCCTTCCTCGCGCGCCTTCGATATCTTCTGCGCTGACGCGGGTAGGGACTTCTCTCCACCGGTATCTTCGGCCATGTCCCGTTATGCCATCCCTCGTATCGCCGTACCCACATTCTCGAACATCCGCTCGAACATGCCGTCCAGCAGACTCAAGTACGCCGTCAACGATATCGCCACCAGCAACAACGCCATCGCGATTGTCACCGGGAATCCCACGACAAAAAGGTGTACCTGCGGGATGAGGCGACTGAGAAGCCCCATCGTCAGGTATGCCAGCAACAGCGCTCCCACTGCGGGCGCCGCAATCATGATTCCGTCGTAGAACATGGCTCGTCCCCACGAGCTTACTTCCCACAAGAGGGCGGGATTTGCCTGAAACCCACCCAGGGGGATCGTTTCGAAAGACGCCGCCAGCGCCCGAATCATCAGGTGATGCGCGTCCAGCACGAGCAAGTACAGCGCCGCCAGCAGAAACAGAAAGAAGCCGAAGATGGGTACCTGTGTCTCCAGGGCCGGATTGAACACGTTGATTAACGAGAATCCGCTCATCATGTCCAGAATTTGTCCCGCCACTTGAATCGCCGCGAACGTCAGCGTCATGACGAACCCAATGACGATCCCAATCAGCAATTCTCCCATTCCGTACAACGCAAACCCCACGGCATCATCCGGAATCGGCGTATCCAACCGCCCGATTGCCGGAGTAATCAACATTGCCGTCAGGCCAACCAAGCCAATCTTCGCCGTGGTTGGAAAATTGCGCGAGCCAATAACCGGCGCTGTCATGATGAGCCCGCTGAAGCGCACCACGACCAGGAGGAAGACTTTGAAAACCTCAACCTCGAATACCATGCGATCGTGTCATCCCGATTCACACGGTCCTCACCCCAAGGCCGGACCGCGAATCGTCATCTCACTATGGACATAAACCCGCCGAAGATCGGCTCCACATAGCCCAACAACATACCCACCATCCATGGCATGAACAGCACAAAGGCCGCCATCACCACCACGATCTTTGGTACGAACGTGAGAGTGATTTCCTGTATCTGCGTTACCGACTGAAAAATGCTGATGATTAGCCCCACCACCATCCCGGAAAGCAGCATCGGCGCCGACACCAAGAGGGTGATGTACATGGCATTGCGGCCAAGTTCGAGGACGGTGTCTTCAGTCATATTCCCAGTCCCCTGCTCGCGAGTAAGCTAACCTGTTGAAATAGAATGATATAGTTCAAAATAGCCCCCCAATCCGGACCGGCCATCCCACCGGTAGGGACTGGTTTTGTCTAGCAGGCAAGATACCACAATATATAGAGGTTGTCAATTGACAATCGTCCATAATTTGGGGTTTTTCTAATCGCCCCTTCCGTATCTTGTAGGTGCCCGAAATCGATCCCGCACCGTGCTGATGCCCGGAAGGTCCGAACTTGCCCTCGCCTGGAAGCTGAGTTGCGCTGGCGCAAATTGCGGGCTATGCTTGTCACCTCTGGCGAGCGCCTGGGTTGGGGATCGCCACGCCAATCCCAAGGGGGTATTCATGGCTACTATCGAGGCATTCTTAGGTTGGCTCAGCGGGATCGTGTGGGGCCCGCCGATGCTAATCCTGCTTTTCGGCACCCATCTTTACCTGACCTTCCGGTTGCGGTTCATCCAACGCTATATCTTTAAGGCGATCAGGCTCTCTTTTGAGCGCACGCCCGGAGAAGCCGGAGACATCAGCCATTTTGGCGCGCTGACAACCGCGTTAGCCGCGACTATTGGCACCGGCAACATCGTCGGCGTTGCGACTGCCATCGCCGTTGGCGGACCCGGCGCCGTCTTGTGGATGTGGCTAACCGGTGTCTTCGGCATCGCCACCAAGTACGCCGAAGCCGTACTCTCGGTGAAATACCGTGTTAAGACCGCTAAGGGTGAGATGGCCGGCGGCCCCATGTATGCCTTGGAACGTGGACTGGGCTGGAAATGGCTTGGAATAGTATTCGCCGCCTTTACCGTCATTGCCTCGTTCGGAATCGGCAACATGGTTCAAGCGAATTCTGTATCGGATCTGGTTTCGGAGACCTTTAAGGTCTCTCCGTGGATCACCGGTTTGGTGATGACAATCCTCACCGCGGTTGTGATTCTCGGCGGAATACGTTCCATCGCGCGCGTGTGCGAGAGACTCGTGCCATTCATGGCCATCGGTTACGTAATCGGCTGCATCGTCCTCCTGACCATTCATTCCTCCACGCTTCCCGACACCATCGCGCTGATCATTAAGAGCGCGTTCACCGGCCATGCCGCCGTGGGTGGATTTGCGGGCGCAGGCATCATACAAGCGATGCGCATGGGCATTTCGCGCGGTCTCTTCTCGAACGAATCCGGCTTGGGTAGCGCACCCATCGTTGCCGCCGCCGCCCAGACACCCAACCCTGTGCGCCAGGCTCTCGTATCGTCAACCGGCACCTTCTGGGACACGGTCGTCGTCTGCCTGATGACTGGTCTCGTCATCGTGAATTCCGGCGACTGGCAGGGCAACCTCAACGGCGCAGCCCTCACCAAGTCAGCGTTTGCCCACGTGCACACATTGGGGCCCGCGATTCTCAGCTTCGGTTTGCTGACCTTCGTTTTCTCGACAATCCTGGGATGGTCGTACTACGGCGAGAAAGCCTGCGAGTATTTGTTCGGATCGCGGGCAATCCTCCCGTATCGGCTGGCCTGGGTCGCCGCAGTCATGGTCGGGTCCGTCGTCAAGCTCAAGGTAGTCTGGGATTTTGCGGACGTTGCCAATGCGTGTATGGCCATTCCCAATCTCGTGGCGCTACTGCTGCTCACGTCCGTCATCGTCAACGAAACCAAGACGCACCTGTGGGAAGAGAATTACTCCGTGCCGGTGGAAAAGGAATCTGCTTAGCACGGTTTCAATCGCATCCAACATGTTTGAACAGGAGATAGAGATCATGAGTAATCAAGGAGACAGGGCCGCCTGGTTGAAAGCGGGCGGTTCCGTTTGCGCACGTACCGATATTGCGCCGCAGCGCCCCTACCGGATGGTTCTGCTTGGAGCCCCTGGCGTCGGCAAAGGGACCCAAGCCGAACTCATCAGCGAACGGCTGCATGCGTGTCAGTTGTCCACCGGCGACGTCTTCCGCGCCGCCTCGTGCGACGGAGCCGACTCCCTCAGCGCCGCCCTCAAGGAAGCCATGGAGAGCATGCGCGCGGGTAAACTGGTCTCGGACGATACCGTCATCGAGATGGTGCGCGAACGTAGCCACTGCCTATCCTGCCGCTTCGGTTTCCTGCTCGACGGATTTCCGCGCACCGTACACCAAGCCGAGGCGCTTGGAGAGATGCTTGCCGATCTCGATGTAGAGTTGGACGCGGTACTCAACTACACGCTGCCCATTGAGGATGTCGTGAAGCGTCTCAGCGGACGCCGCACGTGCCGTTCCTGCAAGACGACGTTCCATATCGAGGGTAAGCCACCGAAGGTCGAAGGCGTGTGCGACAAGTGCGGCGGCGAACTCTACCAGCGCGACGACGACCAGGCCGAGTCCATCCGCACGCGCCTGCAGGCCTACGCCGAAAGCACCGCTCCGCTCGCCGAGTACTACGACAAGAAGGGACTGCTGTGCACCATCTCCGCCGAAGGCGACCCCGAAACGGTCTTCGGCCGGACTACCAAAGCACTCCAGGAACGCCTCGGCGCAACCATGTAGTACCCGTTACTTCGTGTTATCAATCTGACGGACGCCGCGCACGGCACTACCTGGCGTGGCGTCTCTTCATCACTTACGGCTTATCGACGATCCACAACCGCGTCTGTGGCGTTAGATCGACTACCTTGCCGTCTGCAAATCCCGCTTCCTTCGTCCACGACGCTACTTCGTCGAAGGTGTACGTGTCTCCTTCGTCCGTCATGAGCAGCATGCGTAGCGCAAAGATAAGGCTGAATGCCGGTCCCGAACGGTCGTTATCGACGAGGAAGTCTTTGATGATGAGCGTGCCGCCGCTCTCCAGCGCATCGAAGCATTTGCGCACGATCGCGCGATTACCATCCGGACTGAAGCTGTGGATAATGTTCGAAACCAGAATCAGATCGTATCCAGATCCATACGTGTCTGTCGCAATATCGCCGGCCAGAAACGAAAAGCGATCTGCGACGCGCGCTTCCGCCACTTGTTCGCGCGCGATTTCAATCACTTCGGGCCGGTCAAACTCCGTTGCGCGCATCTGCGGATGCGCTTTCAGAAAGGCAATAGAGTACGTCGCGGGTCCGCCGCCCAAGTCAAGCACGTGGCGGTAGCGTGACAAATCAAGCGCTGCCAAAATCTCGTGCGCGCTGGTGACCCCGATGTCGCGCATACCCAGTATAAACGCCCTCAACTCGTCTCCGGAACGCCGCATGGTCGTTCCGGCCGCGGACTTGCCGGCGCGCACCGAATCAATCAAACGCGCAGATGCGTCCCAATAATTCGCGTTGTGGTCCAGAATGTTTCCCTGGTAATGCGCCTTGCCAGGAACAAGACATGCCGATGCCGCCGGTCCGTTCGTGTACGTACCATTCGATTTCTCAACGAGCTTCAAAGCAACCAAAGCATCCAGAAGGATGCGCGTGCCGCGCAGGTCCGCATGTATGACGCGCGCGACTTCCTCAGCCGTGCGCGGTTCCTCCAACTGCGCGAACACATTTGCACGATGCGCCGTAAACAGGACTTGCGAATGGATGAAGCCTATCGAGAGCGCGTTAATCGCATTGCCAAAATCGCGAATGGATGCCGTATTGGAACGGAATGTCATGAATGGTCTCCGGGTAAGGTTGTGGCCCGTGTCCGCCTCTGATACAGGCCAAACAATCGGATTCATAATGCCGTTTGGGTGAGCGGCACTCAAGCACATCTAACCGGTTACGACGTTAAAGTACCTACTGGCATCGCCGCACACGTCTTAGCTCAGGACTCTCTTCACATAGACACGCATGGGCATTTCGAACCGCTTCCAGGTAAACCACGAAACGGCCATGCAAATTCCACTGTAGACGGCGAGCACAAAAGGACTGTCATACGGGATCACGATTCCGGTTGCGGCCGTGCCTGTCAACAGCATAAGTTCCAATGGAAAGTGCACAAGGTAGAGTGAAAAAGAAATGTCCCCGAGAAAGCGCAGTGTCCGTAGTCTCAGAATGCTCCCCGCGATCCGCGTCCGAAGCCCCAGTAGCACAAGAGCTGGAAAGCACACGACCGCCAGTACGTAGAACGCCAGGCGAGATTCGGGTATGCGAAACAAGTATGCGCACAATCCGCAGATGGCAAGGAACAAGATGTCCGAAATCCTTGTGTTCAACCGTAGCGACGGAAGCCAATCCTGGGCGGCTCGTGCCAGCAGACCCATTCCAAAGCACAAGAAGCAAGAGAGTAGACCCTGGAGTGATCGCAGGCTCGGCTGTTCTCCGCTCCACCCGAGACTAGCGTCCATCGCGGCGGCAAACAGGACCAGTCCGCAACCGACCCAGATATAGCGGCGAGGATGCGCAAGAGCGAGACCCAGAAAGACCACATTGACGATGAATTCCGTCGAAATGGACCAGGCTGGGCCATTAAATGAATAACCGGTCTGAAGCCCTGAATCGTTCAGCATTAGAACATTGAGAAACAGATGCCAAAGGTCATTGTAAGGGTACATGAACACGTACCCAGTCAGGATTACGTGAAGCTTCTGCAGCGCGCCAACGACAACCAATGTCAATATATGCAGTGGATAGAGACGCGCAATGCGGGAGACTACAGCGCTTCGAAACGTCGGATAGCGCCCTTCGACCGCGTAGATCTGAGCGAGAATGTACCCCGAAAGCACGAAGAACAGGGGTACAAACAGAAATCCGCCCTTATAAATCGGGGCGAGGATCGAACGAAACGGATCACCTCCAAGATGCGTGGAGTAGTGGTGCAGCACAACGCCCATGGCCGCAATCCCTCGAATCCCATCCAATTCGCGTATTCGCGGCCCTGTGGATTCCACCTTTCCCCCGGCAATGTCCTGGCTTGAGTGCTCTCTGCGATTACAGTCTCACCTTGTAAAGGACTTACATGCTGGATTTCAATGGTGTCTCACGTGTCCCGCCGATTTCTTCACCCGGACGATACTCTCGCTCCAGGTTCGCCCGGATAGCCGCCTCGTCAAACCACACGGGTTTGGTCTGGCGCGCAATGAACAGCGGCACTTGATCCGCGTAATGTGGCGACTCCGGACGGCTCGTGGCGCTGCCGTACTGGTGAATACTGCGTGAGTGTACCTTGCCCTCTTTGTCCCATGCAGCAATCAACACGTAACAGTCTCCTGCCCGTCCGTGAACTTGGCCGTTTTCAAGGCCTTCCAGCTTTCCGTCACTGACGCGAAAACCGTACACCGCGTGCAACACGTCTGGCCCGCCGCCGAGACCTACATTGACCTTGCCGCGGTGCAGGCGATTCACTTCGCTCCACGGCACGTCGATCTTTCCAAAATGATCTTTCAGTGCCTGCGCATTGCCCTTCAACAGCGCCAGAGCTTCGTCAATGTCTCCGCTCTGCGTTTCATTATCCGAACCCGGGCTGATGGTCAGCAGTGTAATTGCGGCAGCTGTGTTCTCGGGGTTGGTGTTCAAGTCCCACTTTCGCACGACGTCGAGTGCCTCATTGGTGAGCGCGTCATCGGACTTCGCGGCCTTCAGCTTCTCCCACATCTTGGCGATTTCAGAGTCCTTGGAGTACGCCATGTCGTACTTGTATGCATAGAACTCTTCTTCCGTGATCGAAGGGTCGGCGCTCAACAACTCAAACGCCCGCAATGCCCGGTTCGACATGTGCGTCTCAATGCCGAGCGTTGCCGAATAATCCTCCGGCTTGGGATTCTCAGGATCCAGCGTCGTGCGAAACGGCGTGCTGTTGCAGTTCTGCACAAAGCCTGACGCAGGATTCTCCACGCGCGGATCCGCGTCCCACGGCAGGTACTCCGTCCACAACGTATCCGATGTGGTTCCCGGAAGATACTTGCGCCAATCGTAACCTTCCGCCCGCTTCGGAAAGCGCGCGTTGTACACGTAGAGAATGTTGCCTTCGCGGTCCGCGTAGGCGCAGTTGAACGACGGAATTGCCTGCATACGCATGGCGTCCTTCCATTCAGCGATGTTTCGGGCTTTGTCCATCCGGTACCACTGCTCCACCGCGCGGATGTCGCCCATGCCCGCATACCGAATCGCATATACGCCGTGCTTCTGACGCACCGTAGGTCCATACACAGACCAGAGAATCTCGCGCTTAAACGTCCACGAAATCGGCCCCCAGAGCTTCACTGTGATGGGAGCCTTCGCGACTTCTAAGTCGCGCCACTGTCCATCGAACTTGTACTGGTTTGGATTGGCGGGATTCATCTCCAATACGAAGATGTCCACGAGATCGGGTTTATTGACCGTGTGTGCCCAGCCTAGATTCTCGTTGTGCCCATGCAACACGACCGGGGTGCCCGGAAACACACCGCCGACTGCGTTCCAGCCTTCTTCGCTGTGCAGGTGCGCTTCATACCATGCGACCGGCCCTTCCCACGGCTGATGCGAATTGATGTTGATGAACGTGCTGCCATCCGCGGAGCGTTTTGGGCTCACCGCAAACGTATTGGATCCCACGGGCAAATCGTCAGTCAGATACAAGCGCGCAGCCTGGGCAGGATTCTTCTCTGAAACTTCGTGACGGCGCGTGTCGCCGAACAGTTCCTTCACCGCCTTCTCCACGCCAAAGAAGAACGGCGCCTTGAACACAAACCCGGCAACGACGTCCTTCCCCGTAATCGGCAACACGCCGCGCGGGACTTCACTGGGATGCAGCGCCGCATAATGATTGACGCCATCCGCATACGCCTCGCACACGGCGCGAGTCTCCGGTGAAAGATCCGATTCGTACTTCGCGTTGACCGTCGGCCACACGCGCATCAACGCCACCATGTAGTCAATCGGCGCGGAGTCCTTCCCCTTAATCGATGCCAGCTTGCCTCGCGATGTCAGCAACGCCTCCATGATCGTGGGCATGTCGTCTTCGCAATGTGCATACCCTAGCCCATACGCCGTGTCCGCGTCTGTTTTGCCAAAGACGTGCGGCACGCCCCACGTATCCCTGAGGATATGCACGCTGTACGTCTTACCTTTCGCAATGAGTTCCGCGCGAGAAGGTTCGCTGCTCCCCGCAAACGCGTACACACCTGCGGCGAGGACAAGAATGATGGTTACAGCAATAAGGAGTTTACGCATGGAGGGGACTCCCGATTGAGATTTGGACAGCGCTGTATCCTGTCAAGTCCCGGCAGGTGAGTCAAGACTATGCAGAGGCCCAATGGCAGAGCCCTTAGATCGCCACTCTATGTGCGTCTCTATAGCGGTAATCGCATCAAGACACTCATCGCATGCGGAGCATTCGTCCCATCCGTCCATGTCTTCCGCGCGAAACACGCGCTTGCAAACCCGTGCCCGCCCTCCGATAATAACACTGTCCTGTGTGAAGGCTGAATGTGGGAGACCTGTCATGAGTCAGCATGTCAGCGAGTTGGAGTCCCGCAAAGTCGCCGAAGCGTCCCGGCAAACGGAATGGAGACAGCCCAGTTTCCTGCGCGAACTTTTCTTGGGCAACTTCCGGCCGGACTTATTGCCGCCGTATCCAACCCGTGCGTTCCGCCCCGAATTCCAAACCACGTTCGACGCGTTCAAGCGATTCCTGATCGAAGAAGTCGACGCAACCGAAATCGACGAGACCGGCGAATACCCAAAACGCGTGCTCGACAAGCTTGCCGCCATGCGCGCCTTCGGTTTGCTTGTACCCAAAGACTACGGCGGCCACGGACTCGACAAAGTCGAGTGGTGCAAGTTGATGGAACTGCTTGCGAGTTACGAGGGCAATTTGCTCGGCCTGTTATCGCCACACCAATCGGTCGGTGTGCCGGAAACCATTAAGCAATTCGGAACACCCGAGCAGAAGCAGAAATACCTGACGCGTTGCGCGGCGGGTGACATCTCTGCGTTTGCGCTGACGGAACCCGACGTTGGCTCGGACCCCGCGCGTCTCGCCACCACGGCGCAGATCACCCCAGACGGCGACGCGTACATCCTCAACGGCCTCAAGCTCTGGTGCACCAACGGGACCCTCGCGAAACTGCTCATCGTCATGGCGCGTCACCCTGATACGAAGAAGATCAGCGCATTCGTCGTGGAGACAGAGTGGGAGGGGGTGACCGTCGAGCACCGCTGCCACTTCATGGGATTACGCGCGCTGGCAAACGGTGTAATCCGCTTCAACAACGTGCGCGTACCGAAAGAGAACCTCGTCGGCGGCGAAGGCAAAGGACTCAAGATCGCGCTTACCGTGCTCAACGTGGGGCGCTTGTCGGTGCCCTCGGGTGCGGTCGGTACGGCGAAGAAATGCATTGAAATCTGCCGCCGCTGGGCGGGCGAACGCGTGCAGTGGGGCAAACCC
This portion of the Candidatus Hydrogenedentota bacterium genome encodes:
- the fliQ gene encoding flagellar biosynthesis protein FliQ; this translates as MTEDTVLELGRNAMYITLLVSAPMLLSGMVVGLIISIFQSVTQIQEITLTFVPKIVVVMAAFVLFMPWMVGMLLGYVEPIFGGFMSIVR
- the fliR gene encoding flagellar biosynthetic protein FliR, producing the protein MVFEVEVFKVFLLVVVRFSGLIMTAPVIGSRNFPTTAKIGLVGLTAMLITPAIGRLDTPIPDDAVGFALYGMGELLIGIVIGFVMTLTFAAIQVAGQILDMMSGFSLINVFNPALETQVPIFGFFLFLLAALYLLVLDAHHLMIRALAASFETIPLGGFQANPALLWEVSSWGRAMFYDGIMIAAPAVGALLLAYLTMGLLSRLIPQVHLFVVGFPVTIAMALLLVAISLTAYLSLLDGMFERMFENVGTAIRGMA
- a CDS encoding sodium:alanine symporter family protein, translating into MATIEAFLGWLSGIVWGPPMLILLFGTHLYLTFRLRFIQRYIFKAIRLSFERTPGEAGDISHFGALTTALAATIGTGNIVGVATAIAVGGPGAVLWMWLTGVFGIATKYAEAVLSVKYRVKTAKGEMAGGPMYALERGLGWKWLGIVFAAFTVIASFGIGNMVQANSVSDLVSETFKVSPWITGLVMTILTAVVILGGIRSIARVCERLVPFMAIGYVIGCIVLLTIHSSTLPDTIALIIKSAFTGHAAVGGFAGAGIIQAMRMGISRGLFSNESGLGSAPIVAAAAQTPNPVRQALVSSTGTFWDTVVVCLMTGLVIVNSGDWQGNLNGAALTKSAFAHVHTLGPAILSFGLLTFVFSTILGWSYYGEKACEYLFGSRAILPYRLAWVAAVMVGSVVKLKVVWDFADVANACMAIPNLVALLLLTSVIVNETKTHLWEENYSVPVEKESA
- a CDS encoding adenylate kinase → MVLLGAPGVGKGTQAELISERLHACQLSTGDVFRAASCDGADSLSAALKEAMESMRAGKLVSDDTVIEMVRERSHCLSCRFGFLLDGFPRTVHQAEALGEMLADLDVELDAVLNYTLPIEDVVKRLSGRRTCRSCKTTFHIEGKPPKVEGVCDKCGGELYQRDDDQAESIRTRLQAYAESTAPLAEYYDKKGLLCTISAEGDPETVFGRTTKALQERLGATM
- a CDS encoding acyltransferase — translated: MESTGPRIRELDGIRGIAAMGVVLHHYSTHLGGDPFRSILAPIYKGGFLFVPLFFVLSGYILAQIYAVEGRYPTFRSAVVSRIARLYPLHILTLVVVGALQKLHVILTGYVFMYPYNDLWHLFLNVLMLNDSGLQTGYSFNGPAWSISTEFIVNVVFLGLALAHPRRYIWVGCGLVLFAAAMDASLGWSGEQPSLRSLQGLLSCFLCFGMGLLARAAQDWLPSLRLNTRISDILFLAICGLCAYLFRIPESRLAFYVLAVVCFPALVLLGLRTRIAGSILRLRTLRFLGDISFSLYLVHFPLELMLLTGTAATGIVIPYDSPFVLAVYSGICMAVSWFTWKRFEMPMRVYVKRVLS
- a CDS encoding methyltransferase domain-containing protein, which codes for MTFRSNTASIRDFGNAINALSIGFIHSQVLFTAHRANVFAQLEEPRTAEEVARVIHADLRGTRILLDALVALKLVEKSNGTYTNGPAASACLVPGKAHYQGNILDHNANYWDASARLIDSVRAGKSAAGTTMRRSGDELRAFILGMRDIGVTSAHEILAALDLSRYRHVLDLGGGPATYSIAFLKAHPQMRATEFDRPEVIEIAREQVAEARVADRFSFLAGDIATDTYGSGYDLILVSNIIHSFSPDGNRAIVRKCFDALESGGTLIIKDFLVDNDRSGPAFSLIFALRMLLMTDEGDTYTFDEVASWTKEAGFADGKVVDLTPQTRLWIVDKP
- a CDS encoding acylase — encoded protein: MRKLLIAVTIILVLAAGVYAFAGSSEPSRAELIAKGKTYSVHILRDTWGVPHVFGKTDADTAYGLGYAHCEDDMPTIMEALLTSRGKLASIKGKDSAPIDYMVALMRVWPTVNAKYESDLSPETRAVCEAYADGVNHYAALHPSEVPRGVLPITGKDVVAGFVFKAPFFFGVEKAVKELFGDTRRHEVSEKNPAQAARLYLTDDLPVGSNTFAVSPKRSADGSTFININSHQPWEGPVAWYEAHLHSEEGWNAVGGVFPGTPVVLHGHNENLGWAHTVNKPDLVDIFVLEMNPANPNQYKFDGQWRDLEVAKAPITVKLWGPISWTFKREILWSVYGPTVRQKHGVYAIRYAGMGDIRAVEQWYRMDKARNIAEWKDAMRMQAIPSFNCAYADREGNILYVYNARFPKRAEGYDWRKYLPGTTSDTLWTEYLPWDADPRVENPASGFVQNCNSTPFRTTLDPENPKPEDYSATLGIETHMSNRALRAFELLSADPSITEEEFYAYKYDMAYSKDSEIAKMWEKLKAAKSDDALTNEALDVVRKWDLNTNPENTAAAITLLTISPGSDNETQSGDIDEALALLKGNAQALKDHFGKIDVPWSEVNRLHRGKVNVGLGGGPDVLHAVYGFRVSDGKLEGLENGQVHGRAGDCYVLIAAWDKEGKVHSRSIHQYGSATSRPESPHYADQVPLFIARQTKPVWFDEAAIRANLEREYRPGEEIGGTRETPLKSSM